Proteins encoded in a region of the Limibacillus halophilus genome:
- a CDS encoding ABC transporter ATP-binding protein translates to MEVRNITLRFGGVVAIKDVSFDIREGEVRAIIGPNGAGKSSMLNVINGFYHPQEGEVWFHGEKRKAMKPHEIARQGIARTFQNIALFKGMTTLDNIMTGRLTKMNKNILWQTIWAGPAEREELEHREFVEHVIDFLEIQHIRKTPVGRLPYGLQKRVELGRALAAEPKLLLLDEPMAGMNVEEKEDMSRFILDVNEEFGTTIALIEHDMGVVMDISDRVVVLDYGQKIGDGTPDEVRSNQAVIDAYLGVSHD, encoded by the coding sequence ATGGAAGTGAGAAACATCACCCTTCGCTTTGGTGGCGTGGTGGCCATCAAGGACGTCTCGTTCGATATTCGTGAGGGTGAAGTTCGCGCGATCATCGGACCCAACGGCGCAGGCAAATCGTCGATGCTGAACGTGATCAACGGTTTCTATCATCCGCAGGAAGGTGAAGTCTGGTTTCACGGCGAGAAGCGAAAAGCCATGAAGCCACATGAAATTGCCCGGCAAGGGATTGCCCGGACGTTCCAGAACATCGCTCTTTTCAAGGGTATGACGACTCTCGACAACATTATGACCGGCCGCCTGACGAAAATGAACAAGAACATTCTCTGGCAAACTATTTGGGCCGGACCGGCGGAACGTGAAGAGTTGGAGCATCGTGAGTTCGTCGAGCACGTGATCGACTTCCTGGAGATTCAGCATATTCGCAAGACGCCCGTTGGGCGCTTGCCTTACGGCCTGCAAAAACGGGTCGAGTTGGGGCGTGCGCTGGCGGCGGAGCCGAAACTGCTGCTGCTGGATGAACCGATGGCGGGAATGAACGTCGAGGAGAAGGAGGATATGTCGCGCTTCATCCTCGACGTGAACGAAGAGTTTGGGACCACCATTGCACTGATTGAGCACGACATGGGCGTGGTGATGGATATTTCGGACCGGGTCGTGGTTCTGGATTATGGGCAAAAGATCGGTGACGGCACACCTGACGAAGTACGGAGCAATCAAGCTGTGATCGACGCCTATCTCGGCGTTTCTCACGATTGA
- a CDS encoding AMP-binding protein — MVQGPLDSFPKLLMDNAVRLGDSPASREKIYGIWMSWTWRQVADEVREFAAGLHALGLRRGDRVAIVGENRPRLYWSMVAAHCLGAVPVPVYQDSVAEEMQYVLEHAEVKFAVVEDQEQVDKLLSIKERLPGLVEILYQDERGLRNYDHSHLHGFDKVKQLGRDNRAMDGATLESEIAKGRGDDICVILYTSGTTGKPKGVVLSNDNVLVTARASAEFDKLGPNEETLAYLPMAWVGDFIFSMGQAYVCGFCVSCPESPETMLHDLKEVGPTFFFAPPRIFENLLTTVMIRMEDASAIKRRVFHSFIEHAKKVGGRILDHKEVSLPDRLYYALGTLLVYGPLKNTLGMSRVRIGYTAGEAIGPEIFQFYRSLGINLKQLYGQTEASVFITQQPDGEVGADSVGVPSPGVEVKIAEDGEVLYRSPGVFLEYYKNPDATRETKTEDGWVHTGDAGFFEEDTGHLRIIDRAKDVGKLNDGSLFAPKYVENKLKFYPNVLEVVAFGHQRDYVTAFVNIDLNAVGNWAERNNISYASYQELAAHPQVNAAIKEHVEEVNRSLAGDPMLSGSQIRRFLVLHKELDADDGELTRTRKVRRRIIAERYGALIDALYDGSTSVHAETEVTYEDGRKGKISGTVAIVDVETYPAVSKQDQAA; from the coding sequence ATGGTACAGGGTCCGCTCGACAGCTTTCCCAAACTGCTTATGGATAATGCCGTGCGGCTGGGTGACAGCCCGGCGTCACGCGAAAAGATCTATGGCATATGGATGTCCTGGACGTGGCGTCAGGTCGCCGACGAGGTGCGCGAATTTGCCGCTGGCCTGCATGCCTTGGGTCTGCGGCGCGGCGACCGTGTCGCGATTGTCGGTGAGAACCGCCCACGGCTTTATTGGTCAATGGTGGCCGCTCATTGTCTGGGCGCAGTCCCGGTTCCGGTTTACCAGGATTCCGTCGCCGAGGAGATGCAGTATGTCCTGGAGCATGCCGAGGTCAAATTCGCTGTAGTCGAGGATCAGGAGCAAGTGGATAAACTCCTTTCCATCAAGGAGAGACTGCCGGGTCTGGTCGAAATTCTTTATCAGGATGAGCGTGGATTACGGAACTATGACCACAGCCACCTGCACGGCTTCGACAAGGTAAAGCAACTTGGGCGCGATAATCGCGCGATGGATGGCGCAACGCTCGAAAGCGAGATTGCTAAAGGCCGGGGCGACGACATCTGCGTGATTCTCTACACCTCCGGCACGACGGGTAAACCCAAGGGTGTCGTGCTATCGAACGACAATGTTCTGGTGACGGCAAGGGCTTCGGCGGAGTTCGATAAGCTGGGCCCGAACGAGGAAACCCTGGCCTACCTGCCGATGGCGTGGGTGGGCGATTTCATTTTTTCCATGGGCCAGGCCTATGTTTGCGGCTTTTGCGTTTCCTGCCCGGAATCGCCGGAAACTATGCTGCACGATCTGAAGGAAGTCGGCCCGACCTTCTTCTTTGCGCCGCCGCGCATTTTCGAGAACCTGCTGACCACGGTCATGATTCGCATGGAAGACGCCAGCGCGATCAAACGTCGGGTTTTTCATAGCTTTATCGAGCATGCGAAGAAAGTCGGCGGTCGCATTCTGGACCACAAGGAAGTGTCACTGCCTGACCGGCTTTACTATGCGCTGGGAACGCTGCTGGTGTATGGCCCACTGAAGAATACTTTGGGAATGAGCCGGGTGCGGATCGGCTATACCGCCGGTGAAGCGATCGGGCCGGAGATTTTTCAGTTTTACCGTTCCTTGGGCATCAACTTGAAACAGCTCTACGGGCAGACCGAGGCGAGCGTGTTCATCACGCAACAACCCGACGGCGAAGTCGGCGCCGACAGCGTCGGCGTGCCAAGCCCCGGGGTCGAGGTCAAGATCGCCGAAGATGGTGAGGTGCTCTATCGTTCTCCGGGCGTATTTCTGGAGTACTACAAGAACCCCGATGCGACCCGCGAAACCAAGACTGAGGACGGTTGGGTGCATACCGGTGACGCCGGCTTCTTCGAGGAAGACACCGGGCACCTGCGCATCATCGATCGGGCGAAGGATGTGGGGAAGCTGAACGACGGCTCGCTGTTTGCGCCCAAGTACGTAGAAAACAAGCTGAAGTTTTATCCCAATGTCCTCGAGGTCGTGGCCTTCGGCCATCAACGCGACTACGTGACGGCTTTCGTCAACATCGATCTCAATGCAGTGGGAAACTGGGCCGAGCGAAACAACATTTCCTATGCTTCCTATCAGGAATTGGCTGCGCATCCGCAAGTTAACGCTGCGATCAAGGAGCATGTGGAGGAAGTCAATCGTTCGCTGGCCGGTGATCCGATGCTCTCCGGCTCACAAATTCGGCGCTTCCTCGTGCTGCACAAGGAACTCGACGCCGACGATGGCGAACTGACGCGAACCCGGAAAGTGCGGCGGCGGATCATTGCCGAGCGTTATGGCGCTTTGATCGATGCGCTCTACGACGGCTCTACGAGCGTTCATGCGGAAACCGAAGTGACCTATGAGGATGGCCGCAAGGGCAAGATATCGGGAACGGTTGCCATCGTTGATGTGGAGACCTACCCGGCCGTCTCTAAACAGGACCAGGCGGCGTAG
- a CDS encoding DUF6494 family protein — protein MNEDIFNMEVRKFLKKVGVTSQREIEQAVRDGLENGRITSADKVKVKAVITIEGLSDGHEVTGEISLS, from the coding sequence ATGAACGAAGATATTTTCAACATGGAAGTTCGAAAATTCCTAAAGAAGGTGGGGGTGACCTCGCAGCGGGAAATAGAGCAGGCCGTGCGCGATGGCCTGGAAAACGGACGCATCACGAGTGCGGACAAAGTAAAGGTAAAGGCCGTTATCACTATTGAAGGCCTGAGCGACGGGCACGAAGTGACCGGTGAAATCTCCCTCAGCTAG
- a CDS encoding NAD(P)H-dependent oxidoreductase gives MNLHSLLLERQREGRPVRVAMIGAGKFGSMFLAQLRITPGLHLIGLADLDASRARQALESTGWDPAAYGARSLTEAETSGTTFITEDSDDLLTGGPVEVVVDATGNPAAGIRHALSAAENGKHIVMVNVEADVLAGPLLAERCRQAGVVYSMAYGDQPALICEQVDWARACGLNVVAAGKGTKYLPVYHASTPDTVWPYYGLTAERAAQGGMNPQMFNSFLDGTKSSIEMAAVANATGLATPSNGLAFPPCSVDELPVVLRPASEGGTLEKKGQVEVISSLQRNGDPVIGDLRWGVYVVFEAPSDYTARCFSEYGLVTDPSGRYGALYRPYHLIGLELGVSVASVAIRGEPTGTTRQWSGDVAAVAKSDLKAGQKLDGEGGFCVWGKLLPASESIKCGALPIGLAHGVTLQRDIKAGEIVCWSDLEAVGENHAVSIRREMEERFAPSA, from the coding sequence ATGAATCTCCATAGCCTGCTTCTTGAACGCCAACGCGAAGGTCGGCCGGTACGTGTCGCCATGATCGGTGCCGGCAAGTTCGGCTCCATGTTTCTTGCCCAGCTTCGCATCACTCCCGGTCTGCATCTGATTGGCCTTGCCGACCTGGATGCGTCACGCGCCAGGCAGGCTTTGGAGTCGACCGGATGGGACCCCGCCGCCTACGGCGCACGCAGCCTTACCGAAGCTGAAACCAGCGGTACGACCTTCATCACCGAGGATTCCGATGACCTGCTGACCGGGGGACCGGTTGAGGTTGTTGTCGATGCGACCGGCAATCCCGCCGCCGGCATCCGGCATGCTTTGAGCGCTGCGGAAAACGGCAAGCATATCGTCATGGTGAATGTCGAGGCTGATGTACTGGCCGGCCCCTTGCTGGCGGAACGCTGCCGGCAGGCGGGCGTCGTTTACTCGATGGCCTATGGCGACCAGCCGGCATTGATCTGCGAACAGGTCGACTGGGCGCGCGCTTGCGGTTTGAATGTCGTGGCCGCCGGCAAAGGAACGAAGTACCTACCCGTCTACCACGCTTCCACCCCCGACACCGTTTGGCCTTATTATGGTTTGACTGCGGAGCGCGCAGCCCAAGGCGGTATGAACCCGCAAATGTTCAATTCTTTCCTGGATGGCACCAAGTCCTCCATCGAGATGGCGGCGGTCGCCAACGCAACTGGCTTGGCAACTCCCAGCAACGGCCTCGCCTTCCCGCCCTGCAGTGTCGACGAGCTTCCCGTTGTGCTACGCCCCGCAAGTGAAGGCGGCACCCTCGAAAAGAAAGGACAGGTCGAGGTCATTTCGAGCCTCCAGCGCAACGGCGATCCTGTGATAGGCGATCTTCGTTGGGGTGTTTACGTCGTCTTCGAGGCGCCAAGCGACTACACCGCGCGTTGTTTCTCCGAATACGGTCTCGTTACCGATCCCAGCGGGCGATACGGCGCGCTTTATCGGCCCTATCACCTGATAGGGTTGGAACTCGGCGTCTCTGTCGCCAGCGTCGCGATTCGAGGCGAGCCAACCGGGACTACGCGTCAATGGTCGGGCGACGTCGCCGCTGTTGCGAAAAGCGATCTGAAGGCCGGGCAGAAGCTGGATGGCGAGGGCGGTTTTTGCGTATGGGGCAAGCTCCTGCCTGCCAGCGAAAGCATAAAGTGCGGCGCCCTGCCCATCGGGTTAGCTCACGGCGTCACGCTGCAGCGCGATATCAAAGCCGGGGAAATCGTTTGTTGGTCCGATTTGGAAGCGGTCGGCGAGAATCACGCCGTATCAATCCGTCGCGAGATGGAAGAGCGTTTCGCCCCGTCAGCCTGA
- a CDS encoding DMT family transporter, translated as MKPASPISPINRTMGALEWTLLIGLSLLWGGSFFFTGVAVRELPTFTIVVCRVFLAAVILLLAMRVAAQPLPREWRVWRAFLCMGFLNNAVPFSLIVWGQMHIASGVASIINATTPLFTVLLAQFLTQDERMTPGRLLGVILGLGGVAAMIGGDALRSLGLDVTAQLACLAAAVSYALAGLYGRRFKALGVSPMATATGQLCASSVLLIPVMLLIDQPWSLPFPSLATIGALLGIASLSTALAYVIYFRILATAGATNLLLVTLLIPVSAILLGVAFLAEALLPQHLLGMGFICLGLAAIDGRLWRRFKSQFAR; from the coding sequence TTGAAACCAGCATCTCCGATTTCACCGATAAACAGGACCATGGGCGCCCTGGAGTGGACGCTTTTGATCGGCCTGTCACTCCTATGGGGCGGCTCGTTCTTCTTTACCGGAGTCGCCGTCAGGGAGCTTCCGACCTTCACGATCGTCGTTTGCCGCGTGTTCCTCGCGGCGGTAATCCTTTTGCTGGCAATGCGTGTGGCCGCCCAACCGCTTCCGCGGGAATGGCGCGTGTGGCGCGCTTTTCTTTGCATGGGGTTCCTCAACAACGCCGTGCCCTTTTCACTCATTGTTTGGGGTCAGATGCATATAGCGTCGGGCGTTGCGTCCATCATCAACGCGACGACACCGCTGTTCACTGTCCTTCTGGCGCAGTTTTTGACCCAGGATGAGCGCATGACACCGGGCCGCTTGCTTGGCGTAATCCTGGGCTTAGGCGGTGTCGCCGCGATGATCGGCGGCGATGCGCTGCGCTCCCTTGGGCTTGATGTCACGGCACAGTTGGCTTGCCTGGCGGCTGCTGTTTCCTATGCTCTTGCAGGGCTCTATGGCCGCCGATTCAAGGCGCTTGGCGTATCGCCCATGGCGACCGCGACCGGGCAACTCTGCGCGTCCAGCGTTCTGCTGATACCGGTGATGCTGTTGATCGACCAACCCTGGAGTTTGCCGTTTCCCAGTCTGGCCACCATCGGCGCTTTGCTCGGTATCGCCTCGCTCTCCACGGCGCTGGCCTATGTGATTTACTTTCGCATCCTGGCAACCGCCGGAGCGACCAATCTTTTACTCGTGACTTTGTTGATCCCGGTGAGCGCTATCCTGCTGGGCGTGGCCTTCCTTGCCGAAGCCCTGTTGCCGCAGCACTTGCTGGGGATGGGGTTCATCTGTCTGGGGCTGGCGGCCATCGACGGCCGCCTATGGCGCCGGTTCAAGTCTCAATTCGCCCGATAA
- a CDS encoding multidrug effflux MFS transporter, producing MSDSQSKSGGRSQGATLAIVLTALVSVGPISTDLYLPSLPSMRFDLAASEGQAQLTLSAFLVGFALAQLFQGPLSDRFGRKPVMLGGLLVYVLASMACVFAPTIELLIMGRVLQALGACVGPVVGRAIVRDVYGPNDAARVLSYIASAMALAPAVGPLIGGAVQEFLGWRANFYAMLIYGVIAVGLLLWLVPETNRYKDPDATRPGAILRNYRALLRERRYLGYVWVTAAVFGGLFAFISGSSFIIIETLGYSPFAFGLCFLVFVTGFMTGSLLSGRFSRRFGVDRLILIGTSLGLAAGTAGAVFALAGVLNLWVILVPIFPFMVGCGMVLPNAFAGAIGPYPRMAGAASALLGFLQMVVGAASGVAVGQLADGTARPMMVMIFLGALLGFWARVVLLRGPSEPKDVTSG from the coding sequence ATGTCTGACAGTCAATCGAAATCAGGAGGAAGATCGCAGGGAGCAACCCTGGCGATTGTGTTGACGGCGTTGGTGTCGGTGGGCCCGATCTCTACCGATCTCTATCTGCCGTCGCTGCCCAGCATGCGGTTTGATCTGGCGGCCAGCGAAGGCCAAGCACAGCTAACACTTTCAGCCTTCCTCGTGGGCTTTGCGCTGGCACAGCTTTTCCAAGGGCCGCTCTCGGACCGCTTCGGCCGTAAGCCTGTCATGCTGGGCGGCCTGTTGGTTTATGTCCTGGCCAGCATGGCTTGCGTCTTTGCGCCGACCATTGAACTTTTGATCATGGGGCGCGTGCTGCAGGCCTTGGGGGCCTGTGTAGGGCCGGTTGTCGGGCGCGCCATTGTAAGAGACGTCTATGGCCCCAACGACGCCGCACGGGTCCTTTCCTATATTGCTTCCGCCATGGCCCTAGCGCCGGCTGTGGGGCCATTGATCGGCGGCGCAGTGCAAGAGTTCTTGGGGTGGCGCGCTAATTTCTATGCCATGCTGATCTATGGCGTCATCGCGGTGGGATTGTTGCTGTGGCTGGTACCGGAGACCAATCGCTACAAGGATCCCGACGCGACCCGGCCGGGCGCCATACTGCGTAACTATCGGGCCTTGCTCCGTGAGCGGCGCTATCTCGGATATGTTTGGGTCACCGCCGCGGTGTTCGGCGGACTCTTCGCCTTCATATCCGGTAGCAGTTTCATCATTATCGAAACGCTGGGTTATTCGCCCTTTGCCTTTGGACTTTGCTTTCTCGTGTTTGTCACGGGATTCATGACCGGCAGTTTGCTGTCCGGTCGCTTCAGCCGCCGCTTCGGCGTCGATCGCTTGATCCTGATTGGAACGTCGCTCGGCCTGGCGGCAGGCACGGCGGGGGCGGTCTTTGCGCTTGCCGGAGTCTTGAACCTTTGGGTCATACTGGTGCCGATATTCCCCTTCATGGTCGGCTGCGGCATGGTTTTGCCCAACGCTTTTGCCGGTGCGATCGGGCCCTATCCGCGAATGGCCGGGGCTGCCTCTGCGTTGCTTGGGTTCTTGCAGATGGTGGTGGGAGCGGCTTCCGGCGTGGCGGTGGGGCAGTTGGCCGACGGTACGGCTCGACCCATGATGGTGATGATATTCCTGGGTGCGTTGTTGGGATTCTGGGCGCGCGTCGTTCTGTTGCGTGGGCCATCGGAGCCCAAGGATGTAACGTCGGGTTAA
- a CDS encoding VOC family protein produces the protein MANRRDEFLPAPEYGRSLQGVGLNLLVADVAREVDFLTTVFALKPRFANKDFAVMTHAGQDWMLHGDHTYHSHPLLGFLSDGVARGLGIEIRLYDLDPDTAERRAVEAGHDVLAGAAHKPHGLYEAYIVSPAGYLYVPSIHSFEKG, from the coding sequence ATGGCAAACCGACGAGATGAATTTTTACCCGCGCCCGAATATGGTCGCTCCCTACAAGGCGTTGGCCTCAATCTTCTGGTCGCCGATGTCGCCCGGGAGGTGGATTTTCTGACCACTGTATTTGCATTGAAACCGCGCTTTGCTAACAAGGACTTCGCTGTCATGACTCATGCCGGTCAGGACTGGATGCTGCATGGCGATCACACCTACCACAGCCACCCGCTGCTGGGATTCTTGAGCGACGGCGTCGCCCGCGGCTTGGGCATAGAGATAAGGCTTTATGACTTGGACCCGGATACGGCTGAGCGACGGGCAGTCGAGGCCGGGCACGATGTTTTGGCGGGCGCTGCCCATAAACCTCACGGCCTTTACGAGGCCTACATTGTTTCTCCGGCAGGATATCTCTACGTGCCCAGCATTCACTCATTCGAGAAAGGTTGA
- the ahcY gene encoding adenosylhomocysteinase: MAEFADYKVKDISLADWGRKEIAIAEVEMPGLMALREEFGAKKPLAGARIVGCLHMTIQTAVLIETLRALGAEIRWSSCNIFSTQDHAAAAIAASGVPVFAWKGETEEEYWWCVEQTITGPNGWKPNLILDDGGDLTQLMHSKYPELLEDVRGVSEETTTGVLRLYDMAKKGTLKVPAINVNDSVTKSKFDNVYGCRESLVDGIRRGTDVMMAGKVAVVNGYGDVGKGSAQSLRNAGCRVMVTEVDPICALQAAMEGYDVVTMDDAADRADIFVSATGNRDIITIDHMRRMKDRAIVCNIGHFDNEIQVDGLKNLKWHNVKPQVDEIEFPDGKRIILLSEGRLVNLGNATGHPSFVMSASFTNQVLAQMELWNNSGSYEKQVYVLPRHLDEKVAALHLAKVGAKLTKLTKEQADYIGVATEGPFKSDAYRY; the protein is encoded by the coding sequence ATGGCCGAGTTTGCAGACTATAAGGTCAAGGACATCTCGCTGGCCGATTGGGGCCGCAAGGAAATCGCAATCGCCGAGGTCGAAATGCCTGGCCTGATGGCCTTGCGTGAAGAATTCGGCGCCAAGAAGCCGCTCGCAGGCGCACGCATCGTCGGCTGCTTGCACATGACCATTCAAACAGCGGTTCTGATCGAGACACTGCGTGCCCTGGGCGCCGAAATCCGTTGGTCATCCTGCAACATCTTCTCGACCCAGGATCACGCTGCTGCAGCCATCGCCGCTTCCGGTGTCCCGGTCTTTGCCTGGAAGGGCGAGACCGAAGAGGAGTACTGGTGGTGCGTCGAGCAAACCATTACGGGTCCGAATGGCTGGAAGCCGAATCTGATCCTCGATGACGGCGGCGATCTGACCCAGTTGATGCACAGCAAGTACCCGGAGTTGCTGGAAGATGTCCGCGGTGTTTCGGAGGAGACCACGACCGGCGTACTGAGGCTCTACGACATGGCCAAGAAGGGCACGCTTAAGGTGCCGGCCATCAACGTCAACGATTCCGTTACGAAATCTAAGTTCGACAACGTTTACGGCTGTCGCGAGAGCCTTGTCGACGGCATTCGCCGCGGCACGGACGTGATGATGGCGGGCAAGGTTGCTGTGGTGAACGGCTACGGTGATGTGGGCAAGGGCTCCGCCCAATCGCTGCGCAATGCCGGTTGCCGGGTGATGGTTACCGAGGTCGACCCGATCTGCGCGTTGCAAGCGGCTATGGAAGGCTACGACGTGGTCACGATGGACGACGCCGCCGACCGCGCCGATATCTTCGTCAGCGCCACCGGCAATCGCGATATCATCACGATCGATCACATGCGCCGCATGAAGGATCGCGCAATCGTTTGCAATATCGGGCACTTCGACAACGAGATTCAGGTCGATGGCCTGAAAAACCTGAAGTGGCACAACGTCAAGCCGCAGGTCGACGAGATCGAGTTCCCGGATGGCAAGCGCATCATTCTGCTGTCCGAGGGCCGCTTGGTTAACCTGGGCAACGCCACAGGGCACCCCAGCTTCGTCATGAGCGCATCCTTTACCAATCAGGTGCTGGCGCAGATGGAACTCTGGAACAATTCCGGCTCCTATGAGAAGCAGGTCTATGTCTTGCCGCGTCACCTCGACGAAAAGGTTGCCGCCCTGCATCTGGCCAAGGTCGGCGCCAAGCTGACCAAACTGACCAAGGAGCAGGCCGATTACATCGGTGTGGCGACCGAAGGCCCCTTCAAGAGCGACGCTTACCGCTACTAA
- the ptsP gene encoding phosphoenolpyruvate--protein phosphotransferase, with translation MRNNRGDRPERDEIVFEGLAASPGVAIGLAHLRESRSLKVVEYLIAKPQVAAEINRFRGAVAKAGRQLMKVRSKASDLHGTAAEELGYLLDAHLQMLDSSRLLSGVTQRIENERRNAESAVWVEIESLATQFEAIDDAYLKSRAAEVREVGNRIIRNLASSDFASFSDLEEGSIILGEEITPADTALMDPKRVGGFATLVGGTEGHTAIMARSLGLPAVLGCTGLLQEACPGDQVIVDGSRGLVILNPSQGRLKDYLRQREAYRAEAVALMKLRHLAAETTDGLRVVLQANLEMPRDAAQAVMAGAEGVGLLRTEFLFMNRDDLPDEEEQYETLREIMEGMGGRPVTVRTLDVGGEKLASAISRRHGESANPALGLRAVRLGLREPELMETQIAAILRASAHGPLRILLPMISAREEVEAVRMVIGRVADRLRAQGRQLPDRLPPLGVMIEVPGAALAADTLADVSDFFALGTNDLTMYTLAIDRGDERLAHLYNPLHPAVLRLLQFTIEAARRASIPLSVCGEIAGDPRYAPLLLGLGVRELSMASAALPRVKARIRELCLTEAVDCAAAVMRQHDSATIATLLDGCGANQTEPLLSGKAS, from the coding sequence ATGAGGAATAACAGAGGCGATAGACCGGAACGCGACGAGATTGTCTTCGAGGGTTTGGCCGCCTCCCCCGGAGTGGCGATCGGCTTGGCTCACTTGCGCGAAAGCCGGTCTCTGAAGGTTGTTGAGTATCTAATCGCCAAGCCGCAGGTCGCCGCCGAGATCAACCGGTTCCGTGGCGCGGTGGCAAAGGCGGGCCGACAGTTGATGAAGGTGCGCTCCAAAGCCAGCGATTTGCATGGCACTGCGGCAGAGGAACTCGGCTATCTGTTGGATGCACACCTGCAGATGCTCGATTCCTCGCGCCTGCTGAGTGGTGTGACGCAGCGTATAGAAAATGAGCGCCGCAATGCTGAATCGGCAGTTTGGGTCGAGATCGAGAGCCTCGCCACCCAGTTCGAAGCCATCGACGATGCCTATTTGAAGTCTCGTGCCGCCGAAGTGCGGGAGGTCGGGAACCGAATCATCCGCAATCTGGCCTCTAGCGATTTTGCGAGCTTCAGCGATCTGGAAGAAGGCAGCATTATCCTGGGTGAGGAAATCACTCCGGCCGATACCGCCCTGATGGACCCTAAACGCGTCGGCGGGTTTGCGACGCTGGTGGGTGGCACCGAAGGGCACACAGCGATCATGGCGCGTTCCCTCGGCTTGCCGGCGGTGCTTGGCTGCACCGGTTTGTTGCAGGAGGCCTGCCCGGGAGACCAGGTGATTGTCGACGGATCGCGCGGTCTCGTGATTCTCAATCCCTCGCAAGGTCGCCTGAAGGATTATCTGCGCCAGCGGGAAGCCTATCGGGCCGAAGCGGTGGCGTTGATGAAGCTGCGCCACCTGGCGGCGGAGACCACAGATGGTCTGCGGGTCGTATTGCAAGCAAACCTGGAGATGCCGCGCGATGCGGCGCAGGCAGTCATGGCCGGTGCCGAGGGCGTCGGCTTGCTGCGCACAGAGTTCCTGTTCATGAATCGCGACGACTTGCCGGATGAGGAAGAGCAATACGAAACGCTGCGCGAAATCATGGAGGGGATGGGTGGACGCCCGGTAACGGTGCGCACGTTGGATGTCGGCGGAGAAAAACTTGCGTCAGCTATAAGCCGTAGGCATGGGGAAAGCGCGAACCCGGCCTTGGGATTGCGCGCCGTTCGTTTGGGATTGCGCGAGCCCGAACTGATGGAAACGCAAATTGCCGCCATTCTGCGCGCCAGTGCCCATGGACCGTTGCGTATTCTGTTGCCGATGATCTCGGCACGTGAAGAGGTGGAAGCCGTTCGCATGGTGATCGGTCGTGTGGCTGATCGCCTGCGCGCGCAGGGCAGACAGCTACCCGATCGCTTGCCGCCTCTGGGTGTGATGATCGAGGTTCCCGGTGCGGCGCTGGCCGCAGACACCCTGGCCGATGTCAGCGACTTCTTTGCGTTGGGAACCAATGATCTGACCATGTACACGCTGGCCATAGACCGGGGCGATGAGCGGTTGGCGCACCTGTATAACCCACTGCACCCGGCTGTACTGCGACTTCTCCAGTTCACCATCGAGGCGGCGCGCAGGGCCTCCATTCCGCTTTCGGTTTGCGGCGAGATTGCCGGTGATCCGCGTTATGCGCCTTTGCTGCTGGGACTCGGTGTGCGCGAGTTATCGATGGCCTCGGCTGCTTTGCCCAGGGTCAAAGCCCGTATCCGCGAGCTTTGCCTGACGGAGGCCGTGGATTGTGCCGCTGCGGTCATGCGTCAGCATGATAGCGCGACCATTGCTACGCTTCTCGATGGATGCGGCGCAAATCAGACCGAGCCCCTGCTGTCCGGCAAGGCCAGCTGA
- a CDS encoding HPr family phosphocarrier protein yields the protein MAEKSEICQRVTICNQRGLHARAAAKFVKLAGSYEAEIVVIKDGTEVPGRSIMGLMMLAAAPGTEIELRGRGGDAEQAVVALTQLVLDRFNEE from the coding sequence ATGGCTGAGAAGTCCGAGATTTGTCAGCGTGTGACGATCTGCAACCAACGGGGATTGCATGCCCGGGCTGCGGCCAAGTTTGTCAAGCTTGCAGGCAGCTACGAGGCGGAGATCGTCGTTATTAAGGACGGCACCGAGGTGCCTGGTCGCTCCATCATGGGGCTCATGATGTTGGCGGCGGCGCCGGGGACCGAGATTGAACTGAGAGGCCGGGGTGGCGATGCCGAACAGGCGGTCGTGGCACTGACCCAACTGGTGCTTGATAGATTCAATGAGGAATAA
- a CDS encoding PTS sugar transporter subunit IIA, giving the protein MIGIVLVTHGRLAKEFISALEHVIGKQEGVAAVCIGPDDDMEERRAEILQRIADVDKGKGVVLLTDMFGGTPSNLAISVMQVGQIEVVAGVNLPLLIKLGELRKSKPLQEAVAEAQEAGRKYIHVASHLMPGAQRAKA; this is encoded by the coding sequence ATGATAGGTATCGTTCTTGTCACCCATGGCCGGTTGGCCAAGGAGTTCATTTCTGCATTGGAACATGTGATCGGCAAGCAGGAGGGCGTGGCCGCGGTCTGTATCGGACCGGATGACGACATGGAGGAACGACGCGCCGAGATTCTGCAGCGCATCGCCGATGTCGATAAAGGAAAGGGGGTCGTTCTGCTGACGGATATGTTCGGCGGCACCCCGTCCAATCTTGCCATCTCGGTGATGCAAGTCGGCCAGATCGAGGTTGTTGCAGGCGTCAATCTGCCGCTTTTGATCAAGCTCGGCGAACTGCGAAAATCTAAACCACTGCAAGAGGCGGTTGCCGAAGCGCAGGAAGCAGGACGCAAGTATATTCACGTTGCTTCGCATCTGATGCCCGGCGCACAGCGTGCAAAGGCGTGA